From Deltaproteobacteria bacterium, one genomic window encodes:
- the rsmA gene encoding ribosomal RNA small subunit methyltransferase A translates to MQKKHLGQHFLNKESVALSIVNNIPSGHVVVEIGAGKGALTKFIVEKGFTVKAVEIDKSLVDYLKERFKSKKKIEVIHGDGRDFIFPEDCVVVGNLPYNVSKRIIRNIIFQKEKIIQAILMVQREVADTMLALPSSSCYSRFSVFVQFHFCIRRLFNVSPDAFYPKPKVYSSCLLLKPTKAQIDNEKFLLFLNKLFLARRKTVYNNLRKAKIFTPLSLDNSRRELQANDFVVCLDIKDKRPQELSGEQILRMYKICKN, encoded by the coding sequence TTAAGTATTGTGAATAATATTCCTTCGGGACATGTGGTGGTAGAAATTGGGGCCGGAAAAGGAGCGCTTACGAAATTTATTGTTGAAAAAGGATTTACAGTTAAGGCGGTGGAGATAGACAAAAGTTTAGTAGATTATTTAAAGGAGAGATTTAAAAGTAAGAAAAAGATAGAGGTTATTCATGGAGATGGAAGAGATTTTATCTTTCCTGAGGACTGTGTGGTGGTAGGAAACTTGCCGTACAATGTTTCTAAGAGGATTATAAGAAATATTATCTTTCAAAAGGAAAAGATTATACAGGCAATTTTGATGGTGCAAAGAGAAGTAGCGGATACGATGTTGGCTTTACCCTCTTCTTCTTGTTATAGTAGATTTAGTGTTTTTGTGCAGTTTCACTTTTGTATAAGAAGATTGTTTAATGTTTCTCCTGATGCATTCTACCCAAAACCTAAGGTTTACTCCAGCTGTCTTTTGTTGAAGCCTACTAAAGCACAAATAGACAACGAAAAGTTTCTTCTGTTTTTAAATAAACTTTTTCTCGCCCGAAGAAAAACAGTATACAACAACCTGCGCAAAGCGAAGATTTTTACTCCCCTTTCTCTTGACAACTCTCGCAGAGAGTTGCAAGCAAACGACTTCGTCGTTTGTCTTGATATAAAGGATAAAAGACCGCAGGAATTATCGGGCGAACAAATTTTAAGGATGTATAAGATATGCAAGAATTAA
- a CDS encoding DNA translocase FtsK 4TM domain-containing protein: MCKKFLAPSLFIVLFLFFSLSIFSYNFNDISYPHPEVIKNLVGLGGAYISYFFFSIFGYVAYFVPFLCLFLFLFSLKKKGLVGGFLILFLLVVIVDMFFYGLWNASGEHLIRVGYYKCGIVGSFLGRHFFLYLGKTSGFAVTYLLFFFFIFLLGLRIRSIFPKSNKPEKKKLSPKKQVKIYKPEKKIKMDRAGEQKAGEWIFPPLDFLRSHVTKSVFASNDEIYRRSQALEEKLLNFGVEGRVTGVMPGPVVTMYEFEPAAGVRVNRIVNLSNDLAMAMKALSVRILAPVPGKAVVGIEISNKNRETVYMKEVVSSKSFRNSTSCLTLALGKDTLGRPFIADLVKMPHLLIAGATGSGKSVGINAMIVSILYKALPEDVKFVMIDPKMLELTAYDSIPYLFMPIITDPKEATIALSLLVGEMEGRYKTMSQSGVKNIEKYNSKAEAGECEKLPYIVVVIDELADLMMVSSRKVESSIVRLAQMARASGIHLICATQRPSVDVITGLIKANFPARISFKVSSKADSRVILDTSGAESLLGCGDMLFLPPGTSELKRIHGAFLSEEEIERVVSFVKEEKEPQYDNRLISGIEEAKEMKDENREYDEYYGEALDIIKQGGNPSISYIQRRLKIGYNRAARIVEQMERDGVLSPPDEKGRREALL, from the coding sequence ATGTGCAAGAAGTTTCTTGCTCCGTCACTGTTTATTGTCCTTTTTCTGTTTTTTTCTCTATCCATATTTTCTTACAATTTTAACGATATATCTTATCCTCATCCAGAGGTAATAAAGAATTTAGTGGGATTAGGCGGTGCTTATATTTCCTATTTTTTCTTTTCTATCTTTGGTTATGTTGCTTATTTTGTGCCTTTTTTATGTTTGTTTTTGTTTCTTTTTAGCTTAAAAAAGAAGGGCTTAGTTGGTGGTTTTTTAATCTTGTTCTTGCTTGTTGTTATTGTGGATATGTTTTTTTACGGTTTATGGAATGCATCGGGTGAGCATCTTATAAGGGTAGGATATTACAAGTGTGGTATTGTAGGTTCGTTTTTAGGAAGACATTTTTTTCTCTACTTAGGTAAAACAAGCGGTTTTGCTGTGACTTATCTTCTGTTTTTCTTTTTTATCTTTCTCCTTGGTCTGCGCATCCGTAGTATTTTTCCCAAATCGAATAAACCAGAGAAAAAAAAGCTTTCACCAAAGAAACAGGTTAAGATCTATAAACCAGAGAAAAAAATAAAGATGGATAGAGCGGGAGAACAAAAGGCGGGCGAATGGATTTTCCCGCCATTGGATTTTTTAAGGTCACACGTAACGAAATCTGTTTTTGCCAGTAATGATGAAATATACAGAAGGTCCCAAGCTTTGGAAGAGAAGTTGTTGAATTTCGGTGTGGAAGGAAGGGTAACAGGGGTGATGCCTGGTCCTGTAGTTACCATGTATGAATTTGAACCTGCGGCGGGAGTGAGGGTGAATCGCATAGTTAATCTATCCAATGATTTGGCTATGGCGATGAAGGCATTGTCGGTGAGAATTCTTGCCCCTGTTCCAGGGAAGGCAGTGGTGGGTATCGAGATTTCCAATAAAAATAGGGAAACTGTGTATATGAAAGAAGTTGTTAGCTCTAAAAGTTTTAGAAATTCTACTTCTTGCCTTACATTGGCTTTAGGAAAAGATACTTTAGGGAGACCGTTTATTGCGGATCTTGTGAAGATGCCCCATCTTCTCATCGCTGGTGCCACTGGTTCGGGGAAAAGCGTGGGTATAAACGCTATGATTGTAAGTATTTTGTATAAGGCATTACCAGAAGATGTAAAGTTTGTGATGATAGATCCCAAGATGTTGGAGCTTACAGCATATGATAGCATTCCATATCTGTTTATGCCTATTATTACCGATCCCAAAGAAGCGACAATAGCTTTGTCTTTGCTGGTTGGAGAGATGGAAGGAAGATATAAAACGATGTCTCAATCCGGCGTGAAAAACATAGAAAAATATAACAGCAAGGCAGAAGCTGGTGAATGTGAAAAGTTACCCTATATAGTGGTGGTGATAGATGAATTGGCGGATTTAATGATGGTTTCTTCAAGAAAGGTGGAGTCTTCTATCGTTAGGTTGGCTCAAATGGCGCGAGCGAGTGGCATACACTTGATCTGTGCCACCCAAAGACCGTCGGTGGATGTGATAACAGGTTTAATAAAAGCGAATTTTCCTGCCCGAATTTCATTTAAGGTTTCTTCTAAGGCGGATTCTCGGGTGATTTTGGATACATCTGGAGCGGAGAGTCTCTTAGGTTGTGGGGATATGCTCTTTCTTCCTCCTGGTACATCGGAGCTTAAAAGGATACATGGTGCTTTCTTGAGCGAGGAGGAGATAGAAAGGGTTGTATCTTTTGTGAAAGAGGAAAAAGAGCCACAATATGACAATAGACTTATTTCCGGGATTGAGGAAGCTAAAGAGATGAAAGATGAAAACAGGGAGTATGATGAATATTATGGAGAAGCTTTGGATATAATCAAACAGGGGGGAAACCCTTCCATTTCTTACATTCAAAGAAGATTGAAGATTGGATATAATAGGGCGGCAAGGATTGTTGAGCAAATGGAGAGAGATGGCGTTCTTTCTCCGCCAGACGAGAAAGGAAGAAGAGAAGCCTTGCTTTAG
- a CDS encoding ribonuclease J, protein MQELKIIPLGGLTEIGLNCTVFEYGNQAIIVDAGLMFPEENMLGVDIVIPDFSYILENADKFKGIVVTHAHEDHVGAIPYLLKDLNLPIYATRLTLGLLKKKIEEFKLPNVEYHEITAKKVFSIGPFTIEPLRVTHSIVDCVALAIRTPVGVVIHTGDFKIDYTPVDGKPFDMASFCRYGQEGILLLLSDSTNATVPGFTPSEKVLEDVFQRIFSQSKGRILAVTFASNVHRVQQIINVAQEFKRNVCLTGRSIVQNALIAQELGYFKAPEEMMIKEENIDMYPDDRLVIVTTGSQGEPLSGLSRIALGEHKRIKVKPTDTIVISAKAIPGNQRAIARIVNMLMRRGAEVLYEENSDVHVSGHASQEELKFMLMTCKPNYFVPIHGDYIKRFTHARIARKMGIPPSSIFLLDNGDILHLSKEKTYASGSVTAGRMFVDGREIGEMGDVVLRDRMRLSKDGVCMVFVVLNKTTGDLISGPDVIMKGVTYENMSQELMDETSSMARNLIINQTGVDMRTNQFELKKKIRKAINRFLYKKLMRNPIVLPVVMEV, encoded by the coding sequence ATGCAAGAATTAAAGATTATCCCTTTGGGGGGACTCACTGAAATCGGTTTGAATTGTACGGTATTTGAATACGGGAATCAGGCGATCATCGTAGATGCTGGTTTGATGTTTCCTGAAGAAAATATGCTGGGTGTAGATATCGTTATCCCGGATTTTAGCTATATATTGGAAAATGCGGATAAATTTAAGGGTATTGTGGTTACCCATGCTCATGAAGATCATGTGGGGGCTATTCCTTATCTGTTAAAGGATTTGAATCTACCCATTTATGCAACAAGACTTACATTGGGGTTATTGAAGAAGAAAATTGAAGAATTTAAACTACCCAATGTTGAATATCACGAAATTACTGCAAAAAAGGTATTTTCTATTGGGCCATTTACCATAGAACCATTAAGGGTTACGCATAGTATCGTTGATTGTGTTGCGTTAGCTATAAGAACACCTGTGGGCGTTGTTATACACACCGGGGACTTTAAAATTGACTATACCCCGGTAGATGGGAAACCATTTGACATGGCTTCTTTTTGTAGATATGGGCAAGAGGGAATTTTGCTTCTTCTTTCTGATAGTACCAATGCTACTGTTCCTGGTTTTACGCCTTCGGAAAAGGTATTGGAGGATGTTTTTCAACGAATATTCTCTCAAAGCAAGGGACGTATTTTAGCTGTGACATTTGCTTCAAATGTTCATCGTGTTCAGCAAATAATAAATGTAGCCCAAGAGTTTAAGAGAAATGTATGTTTAACAGGCAGGAGTATTGTACAGAATGCGTTAATTGCTCAAGAGTTAGGTTATTTTAAGGCTCCTGAAGAGATGATGATTAAAGAAGAAAATATTGATATGTATCCCGACGATCGTTTGGTAATTGTAACTACGGGTTCGCAGGGAGAGCCGCTGAGTGGTCTATCCAGAATTGCTTTAGGGGAACATAAGAGAATTAAAGTTAAACCGACGGACACCATTGTTATTTCGGCCAAGGCTATACCTGGTAATCAGAGAGCAATTGCTCGCATTGTGAATATGCTGATGAGGAGAGGCGCTGAAGTATTGTATGAAGAGAATTCAGATGTTCATGTCTCTGGACATGCATCACAGGAAGAATTAAAGTTTATGCTTATGACCTGTAAGCCTAATTATTTTGTACCTATACATGGTGATTATATTAAGCGTTTCACTCATGCTCGTATTGCCCGCAAGATGGGCATTCCTCCATCCAGCATTTTTCTTCTGGATAATGGTGATATTCTGCACCTGAGCAAAGAAAAGACTTATGCTTCAGGTAGTGTAACTGCGGGAAGGATGTTTGTGGACGGGAGAGAGATAGGAGAAATGGGGGATGTAGTATTAAGAGACAGGATGAGGCTGTCAAAGGATGGTGTTTGCATGGTGTTTGTTGTGTTGAACAAAACTACAGGAGATTTGATATCTGGCCCTGATGTTATAATGAAAGGTGTAACATATGAAAATATGTCTCAAGAACTTATGGATGAAACAAGTTCTATGGCAAGGAATCTTATTATAAATCAAACCGGGGTGGATATGAGAACAAATCAATTTGAGCTGAAGAAAAAGATAAGAAAAGCGATAAATAGGTTTCTTTATAAAAAGTTGATGCGGAATCCTATCGTTTTACCGGTAGTTATGGAGGTTTAA